A region of Streptomyces sp. TG1A-60 DNA encodes the following proteins:
- a CDS encoding FkbM family methyltransferase codes for MSSTRDLFMRVPGCQRALRAGALRGLVPRTVWGRLHPTGEWSLRAPDGRTFRYVSSDADILARSLIWTNMRHWEETTHPLVYRLARNARRFVDIGAFSGIYTLLACRANPQLEAVAIEPNPVAARMLNRNVRANRFESRVTIIDKALSDTPGRTWLRIPADTTAASLLDRRTARSVVDVEVTTGDEVLDGLAVDLIKVDVEGLEPQVLRGMEKSIRAHHPTIIAECLDKAALSRLRETAFDLGYRHIQHLSSRGPAPVTADLVPPGRYANFLITRDSAAARRSGSTS; via the coding sequence TTGTCCAGCACACGTGACCTCTTCATGCGCGTTCCGGGCTGCCAACGGGCTCTCCGCGCCGGGGCCCTGCGAGGTCTGGTGCCCCGCACGGTGTGGGGGCGCCTGCATCCCACGGGAGAGTGGAGCCTGCGGGCCCCCGACGGACGCACCTTCCGCTACGTCAGCAGCGACGCGGACATCCTGGCCCGGAGCCTGATCTGGACCAACATGCGGCACTGGGAGGAGACCACCCACCCGCTCGTCTACCGGCTCGCCCGAAATGCCCGCCGGTTCGTCGACATCGGGGCGTTCTCCGGGATTTACACCCTCCTCGCCTGCCGGGCCAACCCGCAGCTGGAGGCAGTGGCCATCGAACCCAACCCGGTCGCCGCCCGCATGCTGAACCGCAACGTCCGGGCCAACCGGTTCGAAAGCCGCGTCACCATCATCGACAAGGCACTCTCGGACACGCCGGGGCGCACCTGGCTGAGGATCCCCGCCGACACGACGGCGGCCTCACTCCTGGACCGGAGGACCGCCCGGAGCGTCGTCGACGTGGAGGTCACGACGGGGGACGAGGTGCTCGACGGACTTGCGGTCGACCTCATCAAGGTCGACGTGGAGGGGCTCGAACCGCAGGTCCTGCGCGGCATGGAGAAGAGCATCCGCGCCCACCACCCGACCATCATCGCGGAGTGCCTGGACAAGGCAGCGCTGAGCAGGCTACGGGAGACCGCTTTCGACCTGGGCTACCGTCACATTCAGCATCTCAGCAGCAGGGGACCGGCGCCCGTGACGGCGGACCTCGTCCCGCCGGGCCGCTATGCGAACTTCCTCATCACCCGGGACTCAGCGGCCGCGAGACGATCGGGAAGCACGTCCTGA
- a CDS encoding glycosyltransferase family 61 protein — MRTGSTMCWSARTAASSGCPAAPSWKKSYGSLIRSLGWGDVRHEPLLPVRRLTGRPVVAFAPTGYYHWLLEVLPAAVFALSVEPEALLLTPGNVPAYVRAAAEHLVGPARIVRLDDIAHVDSCLLAAVEPMSGFVQRAETDRLRAAFPTDPADVDAIYVSRLKDHKRALSNEAEVEHAMREAGVTVVYAQDLPFEQQRALFAGARTVIAPHGAGLANLVWAQRAERVIEVFPPACFNDCYARLSRNLGIDYDYVVASPTEEGGGVAPLDRLDALLNEGATAGC; from the coding sequence ATGCGCACCGGCTCCACGATGTGCTGGTCAGCCCGCACAGCGGCCTCGTCTGGCTGCCCGGCGGCCCCGTCCTGGAAGAAGAGCTACGGCTCCCTCATCCGATCACTCGGCTGGGGCGACGTCCGCCACGAACCGCTGCTGCCGGTCAGACGACTCACCGGTCGTCCCGTCGTCGCCTTCGCGCCGACGGGCTATTACCACTGGCTGCTCGAGGTACTCCCCGCCGCGGTCTTCGCTCTCAGCGTCGAGCCCGAGGCACTGCTCCTGACACCGGGAAACGTGCCGGCCTATGTGCGGGCGGCTGCCGAGCACCTGGTCGGGCCCGCCAGGATCGTCCGCCTGGACGACATCGCGCACGTCGACTCGTGCCTCCTCGCCGCCGTCGAGCCCATGTCCGGCTTCGTCCAGCGGGCCGAGACCGACCGGCTGCGCGCAGCCTTCCCTACGGACCCCGCTGACGTCGACGCCATCTACGTGAGCCGCTTGAAGGACCACAAGCGAGCATTGTCGAACGAGGCAGAGGTCGAGCACGCGATGCGGGAGGCGGGCGTCACCGTGGTGTACGCCCAAGACCTGCCCTTCGAGCAGCAGCGCGCGCTGTTCGCCGGCGCCCGTACGGTCATTGCTCCGCACGGGGCCGGTCTGGCCAACCTGGTGTGGGCTCAGCGGGCGGAGCGTGTGATCGAGGTGTTCCCTCCTGCCTGCTTCAACGACTGCTATGCCCGCTTGAGCCGCAACCTCGGCATCGACTACGACTACGTCGTCGCGTCGCCCACCGAAGAAGGAGGGGGCGTCGCACCACTGGATCGGCTCGACGCGCTTCTCAACGAGGGTGCGACCGCCGGGTGCTGA
- a CDS encoding O-antigen ligase family protein — MLLDPTTLLLGCAALIVCAALVASFVRWPVWGIGLYIAVQLWQTRQNTRQPLPGSGLALLPTDVLAVCLLVAALIMLTGNRGRRAPAPLLALLVLTAYALIRGFGLFGVQTAGNEARTHFIQLFCVALFVAVLSPGRNLVRSVTLIWVLAACALSCLALVGWLIVGIGSNSDRIMVDGVLTGTRPVSAAEAMIIGQAATILLCGRGPGRGRALAWLLLVVVILAQHRTVWLATGVMITGWLLSRHRRTGSRAAALGVLGSLSTLYLLAVSWGTADEVTSSLAASSEDDRTLVWRMEGWHALLPQLEEVPDWLLGLPFGSGYDRVINGALVAVSPHNYYLEVLMRLGLLGVAVLLLVYATAWRAAGADSEHRLVLRLLICSQLVYMITYSLTPEQAVILGLLAACAQPRSARRPPTLQESPCPTKPRSSPVSPARTARI; from the coding sequence TTGCTACTCGATCCGACGACACTGCTGCTCGGCTGCGCCGCGCTCATCGTCTGCGCGGCGCTCGTCGCGAGCTTCGTCCGCTGGCCCGTCTGGGGAATCGGCCTGTACATCGCCGTCCAGCTCTGGCAGACGCGGCAGAACACGCGCCAGCCACTCCCGGGCTCGGGTCTGGCTCTGTTGCCCACCGATGTGCTGGCCGTGTGTCTGCTGGTCGCTGCCCTCATCATGCTCACGGGGAATCGCGGGCGCCGGGCCCCGGCCCCGCTCCTCGCCCTGTTGGTTTTGACCGCCTATGCGCTGATCCGCGGGTTCGGACTCTTCGGCGTCCAGACGGCCGGCAATGAAGCCCGAACCCATTTCATCCAGCTCTTCTGTGTCGCACTCTTCGTCGCAGTCCTCTCCCCCGGTCGGAACCTGGTGCGCTCAGTCACCCTCATCTGGGTGCTGGCCGCCTGTGCTCTGTCCTGCCTTGCCCTGGTGGGGTGGCTGATCGTCGGTATCGGCTCCAACTCCGACCGGATCATGGTCGACGGAGTGCTCACCGGCACACGCCCGGTAAGCGCTGCCGAAGCAATGATCATCGGCCAGGCGGCCACGATACTGCTGTGTGGTCGCGGCCCTGGGCGGGGGAGAGCGCTGGCTTGGCTGCTCCTGGTGGTCGTCATCCTGGCCCAGCACCGCACCGTCTGGCTGGCCACCGGCGTCATGATCACGGGCTGGTTGCTGTCTCGCCACCGGCGGACAGGATCCCGTGCCGCGGCTCTGGGCGTTCTGGGCTCCCTCAGCACGCTCTACTTGCTGGCCGTTTCCTGGGGAACCGCCGACGAGGTCACCTCAAGTCTCGCCGCCTCCAGTGAAGATGATCGGACGCTGGTATGGCGGATGGAGGGCTGGCACGCTCTGCTGCCGCAGCTCGAAGAGGTGCCGGACTGGCTACTGGGTCTGCCCTTCGGTTCCGGGTACGACCGTGTGATCAACGGAGCACTCGTCGCTGTTTCACCCCACAACTACTATCTGGAGGTCTTGATGCGTCTCGGCCTCCTCGGCGTTGCGGTACTCCTCCTGGTGTATGCCACGGCATGGCGCGCAGCAGGAGCGGACAGCGAGCACAGACTGGTGCTCCGGCTGCTCATCTGCAGCCAGTTGGTCTACATGATCACCTACTCCCTGACCCCCGAACAGGCCGTGATCCTCGGCCTGCTGGCGGCCTGCGCACAGCCGCGCAGCGCACGTCGTCCCCCCACTCTTCAGGAGTCGCCGTGTCCGACAAAACCGCGCTCATCACCGGTATCACCGGCCAGGACGGCTCGTATCTAG
- a CDS encoding FkbM family methyltransferase yields MITTVPQLSHVKPVLRGARDLLMRSRTFQRAVRAGTVRGHVPVTVWQHLRPTGVWQLHAPDGSTFRYYCGPDDVLAGPVVWTDLRLWEEATHPLFYRLARTARGFLDAGAYAGIYTLLACQANPRLQAVAVEPNPVAVRMLRRNLDVNHFGPRAHVVAKALSQAPGRARLTVPERITTATLREGADAPGRSTVDVEVTTADLAVGDRPVDLVKIDVEGFEPEVLRGMSRILAAHRPVVIAECLDRPALERLRSTAAEFGYHHVQHIAPHAPLAVPPGFVPPPRHQNFLLTTAPFTPS; encoded by the coding sequence ATGATCACCACCGTCCCGCAGCTGAGCCATGTCAAGCCCGTACTGCGCGGTGCCCGTGACCTGCTGATGCGATCGCGAACCTTTCAGCGGGCAGTACGGGCCGGAACCGTACGTGGCCATGTGCCGGTCACCGTCTGGCAGCATCTGCGCCCCACCGGCGTCTGGCAGCTGCACGCACCCGACGGCAGCACATTCCGCTACTACTGCGGCCCGGACGACGTACTCGCCGGGCCGGTGGTCTGGACGGATCTGCGGCTGTGGGAGGAGGCCACCCATCCGCTCTTCTACCGGCTCGCCCGCACCGCGCGCGGTTTCCTGGACGCCGGAGCCTACGCCGGCATCTACACCCTGCTGGCCTGTCAGGCCAATCCGCGGCTGCAAGCCGTCGCGGTCGAGCCCAACCCGGTCGCGGTGCGGATGCTGCGCCGCAACCTCGACGTCAACCATTTCGGGCCCAGGGCGCACGTCGTCGCCAAGGCACTCTCGCAGGCGCCGGGCCGGGCACGTCTCACCGTGCCCGAGCGCATCACCACGGCCACCCTGCGCGAGGGCGCCGACGCCCCCGGGCGCAGCACCGTCGACGTGGAAGTGACCACGGCGGACCTCGCGGTCGGTGACCGGCCAGTCGACCTGGTGAAGATCGATGTGGAAGGCTTCGAACCGGAAGTGCTGCGCGGTATGTCCCGGATTCTGGCCGCCCACCGTCCCGTCGTGATCGCCGAGTGCCTCGACCGGCCCGCTCTGGAACGGCTGCGCTCCACGGCCGCCGAGTTCGGCTACCACCACGTCCAGCACATCGCTCCGCACGCTCCTCTCGCCGTACCGCCCGGCTTCGTCCCTCCCCCACGCCACCAGAACTTCCTGCTGACCACCGCCCCCTTCACCCCCTCATGA
- a CDS encoding nucleotide sugar dehydrogenase — MGKPPIRDQRKLIVVGQGYVGLPLAMRAVEAGFCVVGVDTDELRVKRLASGDSYIEGIGDARLISALDSGRYRVTTDYDAISDFDICTITVPTPLREGVPDLNFVECAARSIAPHITSGATVILESTTYPGTTESLLQPLLEDGSGLKAGVDFHLGYSPERIDPGNPQWQLENTPKVISGIDPASLHDIERFYARIVERTVPVSSCRTAELTKLLENTFRHVNIALVNEMATFARGLGADIWEAVEAADTKPFGFMAFRPGPGVGGHCLPVDPSYLSWQVKRLLRQNVRFIALANEINDHMPDHVVWRISRGLNERGKSVSGSRVLQLGLAYKKNTGDIRESPSIALARSLQNLGARVAAVEPHTDSHLRPTDIMCVELTEAEIRAADVVVVATDHDDFDYELVERAGAYIFDTRNRCRRGHLEVL; from the coding sequence ATGGGTAAACCCCCAATCCGGGATCAGCGCAAGTTGATCGTGGTCGGTCAGGGATACGTGGGGCTCCCGCTGGCCATGCGCGCGGTGGAAGCGGGCTTCTGTGTCGTCGGCGTGGACACGGACGAGTTGCGGGTCAAGCGTCTGGCCTCCGGCGACTCGTACATCGAGGGAATCGGCGATGCGCGTTTGATCAGCGCTCTGGACAGTGGTCGCTACAGGGTGACCACCGACTACGACGCGATCTCCGACTTCGACATCTGCACGATCACCGTGCCGACGCCGCTGCGCGAGGGCGTGCCGGATCTGAATTTCGTGGAATGCGCCGCCCGGAGCATCGCCCCTCATATCACCAGTGGCGCCACTGTGATTCTGGAGTCGACCACATATCCCGGCACCACGGAGAGTCTGCTGCAGCCGCTGTTGGAGGACGGCAGCGGGCTGAAGGCCGGCGTGGATTTCCACCTCGGGTACAGCCCCGAGCGTATCGACCCGGGGAATCCCCAGTGGCAGCTGGAGAACACCCCCAAAGTGATCTCCGGGATCGACCCGGCGTCGCTGCACGACATCGAGCGCTTCTACGCACGCATTGTCGAGCGCACCGTGCCGGTGTCCTCCTGCCGTACCGCAGAGCTGACCAAGTTGTTGGAGAACACGTTCCGCCACGTCAACATCGCCCTGGTCAACGAGATGGCGACGTTCGCCAGGGGGCTGGGGGCCGACATCTGGGAAGCCGTCGAGGCGGCCGACACGAAGCCGTTCGGCTTCATGGCGTTCAGGCCCGGCCCGGGTGTCGGCGGACACTGCTTGCCGGTGGACCCGTCCTACTTGTCGTGGCAGGTAAAGCGGCTGCTCAGGCAGAACGTCCGGTTCATCGCGCTGGCGAACGAGATCAACGATCACATGCCGGACCATGTCGTCTGGCGGATCAGCCGGGGCCTGAACGAACGCGGCAAGTCGGTCAGTGGCTCTCGGGTCCTGCAACTGGGCCTGGCCTACAAGAAGAACACCGGCGACATCCGCGAGTCACCGTCCATCGCGCTCGCCCGGTCACTGCAGAATCTTGGCGCCCGTGTCGCCGCGGTGGAGCCGCACACCGACTCCCATCTCCGTCCCACGGACATCATGTGTGTGGAACTGACCGAAGCAGAGATCCGGGCGGCCGACGTGGTCGTCGTGGCAACCGACCACGACGACTTCGACTATGAGCTCGTCGAGCGGGCCGGGGCGTACATTTTCGACACCCGCAACCGCTGCCGGCGGGGCCACCTCGAGGTCCTGTGA
- a CDS encoding tyrosinase family protein — protein MVYTRKDVSTLTSAERRRFVTALLEVKRRGEYDEFVRTHIQYFVPDGENGRRTAHMAPSFLPWHRRFVLDLEGALRRVDESVTVPYWDWTRDRAPTAVPWTEDLLGGTGRRSDRQVMTGPFAYRHGRWTVKEGITDAPYLMRDLGRSRDPITLPTAGDVEEALADPVYDTAPWDSTSAKGFRNQLEGWGPGRGAVSWRNHNRVHRWVGGHMVSGASVNDPVFWMHHAFVDLVWSRWQRRHRDTRYLPAKPPGPGDAQQGRVVARHERMPPWDVTPEELEDHSAVYRYA, from the coding sequence ATGGTGTACACGCGTAAGGACGTCAGCACGCTCACCTCCGCCGAGCGGCGCCGATTCGTCACCGCACTGCTCGAGGTCAAACGCCGAGGTGAGTACGACGAGTTCGTCCGCACGCACATCCAGTACTTCGTACCCGACGGCGAGAACGGCCGGCGCACGGCCCACATGGCGCCCTCCTTCCTGCCCTGGCACCGCAGGTTCGTGCTGGACCTGGAGGGGGCGCTGCGCCGCGTGGACGAGTCGGTGACCGTGCCGTACTGGGACTGGACGCGCGACCGCGCCCCGACGGCCGTGCCGTGGACCGAGGATCTGCTCGGCGGCACCGGGCGGCGTTCCGACCGGCAGGTCATGACCGGCCCCTTCGCCTACCGCCATGGCCGGTGGACCGTCAAAGAGGGGATCACCGACGCCCCCTACCTCATGCGGGACCTGGGCCGCTCCCGGGACCCGATCACTCTGCCCACGGCCGGGGACGTGGAGGAGGCCCTCGCGGACCCGGTCTACGACACGGCCCCCTGGGACTCCACGTCCGCCAAAGGGTTCCGCAACCAGTTGGAGGGGTGGGGGCCGGGGCGCGGCGCCGTGTCCTGGCGCAACCACAACCGGGTCCACCGATGGGTCGGCGGCCACATGGTGAGCGGCGCCTCCGTCAACGACCCCGTCTTCTGGATGCACCACGCCTTCGTCGACCTGGTGTGGTCCCGCTGGCAGCGGCGGCACCGGGACACCCGCTATCTCCCCGCGAAGCCACCCGGCCCCGGGGATGCCCAGCAGGGCCGGGTCGTCGCGCGGCACGAGAGGATGCCGCCGTGGGACGTGACCCCGGAGGAACTGGAAGATCACAGCGCGGTCTATCGGTACGCGTAG
- a CDS encoding GDP-L-fucose synthase, which translates to MNSFGAASDGKVHRPLDRSARVFVAGGSGLVGSAVRGELRREGFTDVVAPGSAELDLRERQAVFDWFAVLRPDVVVLAAARVGGIKANSTRPAEFLSDNLRIQVNMLDAALEHRVERLLFLGSSCIYPKFAEQPVREEALLTGPLEPTNDAYAIAKIAGVLQVQAVRRQYGLPWISAMPTNLYGPGDNFHPEHSHVLPSLMRRFHEAQESGARRVVNWGSGSPRREFLHVHDLARACLHLIEHYDADSPVNVGTGTDLTVRELAELVADVVGYRGSVEWDTKQPDGTPRKLLDVSRLTALGWGPRIGLREGIARTYSWYVENLESGTLRR; encoded by the coding sequence GTGAATTCCTTTGGCGCGGCATCAGACGGGAAGGTGCACCGCCCCCTCGACCGCTCGGCGCGCGTGTTCGTGGCCGGCGGCTCGGGGCTGGTCGGTTCGGCGGTGCGCGGGGAACTCCGCCGTGAGGGGTTCACCGATGTGGTCGCGCCAGGCTCGGCGGAGCTGGACCTGAGGGAGCGCCAGGCGGTGTTCGACTGGTTCGCGGTCCTGCGCCCGGACGTGGTGGTGCTGGCCGCGGCGCGGGTGGGCGGGATCAAGGCGAACTCCACCCGGCCCGCCGAGTTCCTCTCCGACAACCTGCGCATCCAGGTGAACATGCTGGACGCGGCCCTGGAGCACCGGGTGGAGCGGCTGCTGTTCCTGGGCTCCAGTTGCATCTACCCGAAGTTCGCCGAGCAGCCCGTCCGCGAGGAGGCGCTGTTGACGGGTCCGCTGGAGCCGACCAACGACGCCTATGCCATTGCCAAGATCGCCGGCGTTCTGCAGGTGCAGGCGGTACGACGCCAGTACGGCCTGCCCTGGATCTCCGCCATGCCGACCAATCTGTACGGGCCGGGCGACAACTTCCACCCCGAGCACTCTCACGTGCTGCCGTCCCTGATGCGGCGCTTCCACGAGGCGCAGGAGTCGGGTGCGCGGCGAGTGGTGAACTGGGGCAGTGGCAGCCCTCGTCGGGAGTTCCTCCATGTGCACGATCTGGCGCGGGCGTGTCTGCACCTGATCGAGCACTACGACGCGGACAGTCCGGTCAACGTCGGCACCGGCACGGACCTGACCGTCCGGGAACTGGCGGAGCTCGTCGCGGACGTCGTCGGGTACCGGGGGAGCGTCGAGTGGGACACGAAGCAGCCGGACGGTACCCCGCGCAAGCTCCTCGACGTCTCCCGGCTCACCGCGCTCGGCTGGGGTCCTCGTATCGGCCTGCGGGAAGGAATCGCCCGGACGTACTCCTGGTACGTGGAGAATCTCGAGTCCGGCACGCTGCGGCGCTGA
- a CDS encoding tyrosinase family oxidase copper chaperone: MTGPSLAVDPTEPTGRRRVLRGLFASAAGVALAPSLAASGATGPEGAWFRETYRGRRIVGIADDAGRLGDDVSGVWHVTVDGRPLHLMRRVDGSWMTMVDHYQSYPTPLAAARAAVDELGPTARLAASGGTGSRTDDNGTPNGGQGTEGDHRHGVHA, from the coding sequence GTGACCGGGCCGTCACTCGCCGTCGACCCCACGGAGCCCACCGGGCGGAGGCGGGTGCTGCGGGGGTTGTTCGCGTCGGCGGCCGGGGTGGCGCTCGCACCGTCCTTGGCGGCATCGGGGGCGACCGGGCCGGAGGGGGCGTGGTTCCGTGAGACGTATCGCGGACGGCGCATCGTCGGCATCGCGGACGACGCCGGGCGGTTGGGAGATGACGTCTCCGGCGTATGGCACGTCACTGTGGACGGGCGGCCGCTGCACCTCATGCGGCGCGTCGACGGCAGTTGGATGACCATGGTCGACCACTACCAGTCGTATCCGACGCCACTCGCCGCGGCGCGCGCGGCCGTGGACGAACTCGGCCCCACCGCGCGGTTGGCCGCGTCGGGCGGAACCGGCAGCCGCACGGACGACAACGGTACGCCGAACGGCGGACAGGGAACCGAGGGGGATCACCGCCATGGTGTACACGCGTAA
- a CDS encoding LPXTG cell wall anchor domain-containing protein, with product MAATAASAVLAVVPVVGAQTAHSQPYPPDSPSLTLTATTVDAGDDLGFTGTGFIPDEEVGAFLLSKPIKLGRFTADANGTVEGTVTIPKWTDPGKHIFRLKGEESKLTLSAEITVRSHKPHPGYGEDRSSVPLAGPHFADTGETRSSAPLGGPHLADTGETHSSVLLGGAAGLLALGAGTMTAVRRRKRN from the coding sequence TTGGCGGCCACGGCAGCCTCTGCTGTCCTGGCCGTGGTCCCCGTCGTAGGGGCCCAAACTGCCCACTCCCAGCCGTATCCACCCGATTCCCCGAGCCTGACCCTCACCGCCACCACCGTCGACGCGGGAGACGACCTCGGCTTCACGGGGACCGGTTTCATTCCGGACGAGGAGGTGGGCGCATTCCTCCTCTCGAAGCCGATCAAGCTGGGTCGCTTCACCGCCGACGCGAACGGCACGGTGGAGGGTACCGTCACCATCCCCAAGTGGACTGATCCGGGCAAACACATCTTCCGTCTCAAGGGAGAGGAATCGAAACTGACCCTCTCGGCCGAAATCACCGTGAGGTCGCACAAGCCTCACCCCGGCTACGGTGAGGACCGCTCGTCCGTTCCGTTGGCCGGGCCTCACTTTGCCGACACCGGTGAGACCCGCTCGTCCGCTCCGTTGGGCGGGCCGCATCTCGCCGACACCGGTGAGACCCACTCGTCCGTTCTGCTGGGCGGAGCCGCAGGGCTGCTCGCCCTCGGAGCCGGCACGATGACGGCCGTCCGGCGACGGAAGCGCAACTGA
- a CDS encoding glycosyltransferase: MPPVRIAVLMTSHNRRAKTLSALAALAGQRELPEDTTVRTYLVDAGSTDGTPEAVRAAHPEVEVTTVGTDVYWSHGMRIASRTSRRSGEPAWDYQLWLNDDVTLEGDALAVLLDTAHAVGPGRVVVGAVRASAEDRTTYSGRRGRALALVEPTGRPEPCDTYNGNVVLLPRTVCERVGDIDEVFQHGMGDYDHGFRVRRAGIPAYVTPCHVGICDRNPPHTGSREPGIGVREALRRITSQRELPPRQWWVYCLRHCWPRAPLLMFSPYVKTAVRCSVRRSPAGG; the protein is encoded by the coding sequence GTGCCACCAGTCCGCATCGCCGTGCTGATGACCAGTCACAATCGCCGCGCCAAAACCCTGTCCGCGCTCGCCGCGCTCGCTGGACAGCGAGAGCTGCCGGAGGACACCACCGTACGCACCTACCTGGTCGACGCCGGCAGTACCGACGGCACACCCGAGGCCGTCCGCGCGGCCCACCCCGAGGTGGAGGTCACCACGGTCGGCACCGACGTCTACTGGAGCCACGGCATGCGGATCGCGAGCCGCACCAGTCGGCGATCCGGCGAACCGGCCTGGGACTACCAGCTCTGGCTCAACGACGATGTCACGCTGGAGGGAGATGCCCTCGCCGTACTGCTCGACACCGCACACGCGGTCGGACCCGGCAGGGTCGTGGTCGGCGCCGTACGTGCCTCGGCCGAGGACCGCACCACGTACTCGGGGCGCCGCGGCCGTGCGCTCGCCCTGGTCGAGCCCACCGGTCGACCCGAGCCCTGCGACACGTACAACGGCAACGTGGTGCTGTTGCCCAGGACGGTGTGCGAACGGGTCGGCGACATCGATGAGGTCTTCCAGCACGGCATGGGCGACTACGATCACGGATTCCGAGTCCGCCGGGCCGGCATTCCCGCCTATGTGACGCCCTGCCACGTCGGCATCTGCGATCGCAACCCACCGCACACCGGGTCCCGGGAACCGGGCATCGGCGTGCGCGAGGCGCTGCGCCGGATCACCTCGCAGCGTGAACTGCCGCCCCGCCAATGGTGGGTCTACTGCCTGCGGCACTGTTGGCCGAGGGCTCCGCTGCTGATGTTCTCGCCCTATGTGAAGACCGCGGTGCGATGCTCTGTTCGTCGCTCTCCCGCCGGGGGATGA
- a CDS encoding low molecular weight phosphatase family protein, whose product MPPFHVLVVCTGNVYRSPLAECLLRHRLLEHRQVIRLSSAGTRAVAGMPMAAAVTSFLLGRGVQPHGVGSRRLTKEMVENADLVLGAATEHREAAVRLSPVRALSRAFTFREFARLVRSEDAADVVDPVARLVTLVQGAAARRGAVSTRRGDVDVNDPLGAPPPQVHECLVRIEEIVERIAAPMRTG is encoded by the coding sequence GTGCCCCCGTTCCACGTACTTGTGGTGTGCACCGGCAACGTCTATCGCTCTCCGCTCGCCGAGTGCCTGCTCAGGCACCGGCTGCTCGAGCATCGGCAGGTGATCCGTCTGAGCAGCGCCGGCACCCGGGCCGTCGCGGGTATGCCCATGGCGGCTGCTGTCACCTCCTTCCTCCTCGGACGTGGCGTGCAGCCCCACGGGGTGGGCTCCCGTCGGCTGACCAAGGAGATGGTCGAAAACGCGGACCTGGTGCTGGGCGCTGCGACGGAGCATCGTGAGGCCGCTGTGCGGCTGTCCCCTGTGCGCGCGTTGTCCCGTGCGTTCACCTTCCGCGAGTTCGCCCGGCTGGTGCGTTCGGAGGACGCCGCAGACGTGGTGGATCCGGTCGCACGGTTGGTGACCCTCGTCCAGGGCGCGGCCGCTCGCCGAGGTGCCGTGTCGACACGCAGGGGTGACGTGGACGTGAACGACCCTCTTGGCGCACCTCCACCACAGGTACACGAGTGCCTGGTTCGGATCGAGGAGATCGTGGAGCGGATCGCCGCGCCCATGCGGACCGGATAG
- the gmd gene encoding GDP-mannose 4,6-dehydratase, with protein MSDKTALITGITGQDGSYLAELLLSKGYLVHGLIRRSSTFTTQRIDHLYQDPHEPDARLRLHYGDLADGSRIAALLEGIKPDEVYHLAAQSHVRVSFDEPEFTGTTTGLGTTRLLEAIRMTGLPCRFYQASSSEMFGTTAPPQSESSTFHPRSPYAAAKVYAYWITRNYREAYGVHAVNGILFNHESPRRGETFVTRKIARAAARIARGEQDVLHLGNLEARRDWGYAPEYVDAMWRMLQQDEPGDYVVATGTSYSVRDFLRLCFEHAGLDWERHIRFDERYLRPSEVPDLVGDASKAERELGWRATVHAPELARIMVDAELAAVPIPASERSLTGA; from the coding sequence GTGTCCGACAAAACCGCGCTCATCACCGGTATCACCGGCCAGGACGGCTCGTATCTAGCCGAGCTCCTGCTCTCCAAGGGCTATCTGGTGCACGGCCTCATCCGCCGCTCCTCCACCTTCACCACCCAGCGGATCGACCACCTCTACCAGGACCCGCACGAGCCCGACGCCCGCCTCCGGCTGCACTACGGAGATCTGGCCGACGGCTCCCGTATCGCTGCCCTGCTGGAGGGCATCAAGCCCGACGAGGTCTACCACCTGGCCGCCCAGTCGCACGTCCGGGTCTCCTTCGACGAGCCCGAGTTCACCGGGACCACCACGGGCCTGGGCACCACCCGTCTCCTCGAAGCCATCCGGATGACCGGGCTGCCGTGCCGTTTCTACCAGGCCTCCAGTTCCGAGATGTTCGGGACGACCGCGCCCCCGCAGTCGGAGTCGTCGACCTTCCACCCGCGCTCGCCGTATGCGGCCGCCAAGGTGTACGCGTACTGGATCACCCGCAACTACCGTGAGGCGTACGGCGTTCACGCCGTCAACGGAATCCTCTTCAACCATGAGTCCCCGCGCCGCGGTGAGACCTTCGTGACCCGCAAGATCGCCCGCGCCGCGGCCCGCATCGCCCGCGGCGAGCAGGACGTCCTCCACCTCGGCAACCTGGAGGCCCGCCGGGACTGGGGCTACGCGCCCGAGTACGTCGACGCGATGTGGCGCATGCTCCAGCAGGACGAGCCCGGCGACTACGTGGTCGCCACCGGCACCAGCTACAGCGTGCGCGACTTCCTGCGCCTCTGCTTCGAGCACGCGGGCCTCGACTGGGAGAGGCACATCCGCTTCGACGAGCGCTATCTGCGTCCTTCCGAGGTCCCCGACCTGGTCGGGGATGCCTCGAAGGCCGAACGCGAACTGGGCTGGCGCGCCACCGTGCACGCTCCGGAACTCGCCCGGATCATGGTCGACGCCGAACTGGCCGCGGTCCCCATTCCGGCCTCCGAGCGTTCCCTGACGGGAGCCTGA